A window of the Streptomyces luomodiensis genome harbors these coding sequences:
- a CDS encoding TetR/AcrR family transcriptional regulator yields the protein MSGTAAAISGAGGAVPERPAPRLGRKRDHTRDAEILKATLDVLAETGYEAMSIDMVATRAKAGKATIYRRWDTKGHLVLDAISSLKDTALSPDRLPDTGSLRGDMIAMINPRWLGESEQRIKIQSGLMSLLYRAPELAAAVDAAIVEPSAAAYRQLMARAVERGEIPASTDIDTLALIIPSMSAYRVMFMRGCADRTFHEALVDEVILPALGIRPSQTVADQRF from the coding sequence ATGTCTGGAACAGCAGCCGCCATAAGCGGTGCCGGCGGGGCCGTGCCGGAGCGTCCCGCCCCGCGGCTCGGGCGCAAGCGGGACCACACCCGTGACGCGGAAATCCTCAAGGCCACGCTCGACGTCCTCGCCGAGACCGGGTACGAGGCCATGTCGATCGACATGGTCGCCACCCGCGCCAAGGCGGGGAAGGCCACGATCTACCGGCGGTGGGACACCAAAGGGCACCTTGTACTCGATGCCATCTCCTCTTTGAAGGACACCGCGCTGTCCCCCGACCGGCTGCCGGACACCGGCTCACTGCGCGGCGACATGATCGCGATGATCAACCCGCGCTGGCTCGGCGAGAGCGAGCAGCGCATCAAGATCCAGTCGGGTCTGATGTCCTTGCTGTACCGCGCTCCCGAACTCGCCGCGGCCGTCGACGCCGCGATCGTCGAGCCATCCGCCGCCGCCTACCGGCAGCTCATGGCGCGCGCCGTCGAACGCGGCGAAATCCCCGCCAGCACGGACATCGACACGCTCGCGCTGATCATCCCGTCCATGAGCGCGTACCGCGTGATGTTCATGCGCGGATGCGCGGACCGGACATTCCATGAAGCCCTGGTCGACGAAGTGATACTGCCGGCGCTCGGCATCCGCCCCTCACAGACCGTCGCAGATCAGCGGTTCTGA
- a CDS encoding LysR family transcriptional regulator: MELRQLRYFVAIFEHRSVSRAAEHLRISQPALTRQLRQLERHVNTPLFERGPTGVSPTSAAVALHEHARLLLRLADATGEVARSAGPAKEIVRVGLPPGTPSAWLDQVLDALRSHAPGAAIQFTDASSTDQVRLLREGLLDIALVHQRPATRCTARLLYEQPAGIAVRPGHPLARRRRCHLAELDGLRILAHSRDQTTAEHDRVLTVAESLDVRPDWVFAWFIENALACATASDADAALLTRPSAQRLLPGWRWLPLTDPGFALPTWLARQPRARAIVERVAEVVTATAADPTA, translated from the coding sequence ATGGAGCTACGACAGCTGCGCTACTTCGTCGCGATTTTCGAACATCGCTCGGTCTCCCGCGCGGCTGAACACCTGCGGATCTCGCAGCCTGCGCTCACCCGCCAGCTCCGTCAGCTCGAGCGTCACGTGAACACGCCCCTGTTCGAACGCGGGCCCACCGGGGTCAGCCCCACATCGGCGGCGGTAGCTCTGCACGAGCATGCGAGGCTTCTGCTCCGGCTGGCTGACGCCACTGGCGAGGTCGCCCGCTCGGCCGGCCCGGCCAAGGAGATCGTGCGTGTCGGTCTGCCGCCCGGTACGCCCTCGGCGTGGCTGGACCAGGTACTTGACGCGCTGCGCAGCCACGCTCCCGGTGCGGCGATCCAGTTCACCGACGCCAGCAGTACCGACCAGGTACGGCTGCTGCGTGAAGGCCTTCTCGACATAGCCCTCGTCCACCAGCGACCAGCGACTCGGTGCACGGCTCGGTTGCTCTACGAACAGCCGGCCGGGATCGCGGTGCGCCCCGGCCACCCGTTGGCCCGCCGTCGCCGCTGTCACCTGGCCGAGCTCGACGGGCTGCGGATTCTCGCCCACAGCCGGGACCAAACCACCGCCGAACACGACCGTGTCCTTACCGTCGCGGAATCGCTTGACGTGCGCCCCGATTGGGTCTTCGCGTGGTTCATCGAGAACGCGCTCGCCTGCGCCACCGCCAGCGACGCCGATGCCGCGTTGCTCACCCGCCCCAGTGCCCAGCGGCTGTTGCCCGGTTGGCGCTGGCTACCGCTCACCGATCCCGGCTTCGCCTTGCCGACCTGGCTCGCCAGGCAACCGCGGGCCCGCGCGATCGTGGAGAGGGTGGCCGAGGTGGTCACGGCGACGGCCGCCGACCCGACCGCATGA
- a CDS encoding trypco2 family protein: MLELTEMIRELRAQLTAAAADGTGESLQFEVGPIEIEVSVAVSKEAGGSGKVRFLVVEAGADGKYARAETQRITITLQPTSPGPGGTRTATRISGAEVPEER, from the coding sequence GTGTTGGAACTCACCGAGATGATCCGGGAATTGCGGGCGCAGCTGACGGCCGCGGCGGCGGACGGCACGGGTGAGTCGCTCCAGTTCGAGGTCGGCCCGATCGAGATCGAGGTGAGTGTCGCCGTCAGCAAAGAGGCGGGCGGCAGCGGCAAGGTGCGTTTCCTCGTCGTCGAGGCGGGCGCTGACGGCAAGTACGCGAGGGCCGAGACACAGCGCATCACGATCACCCTTCAGCCGACGTCCCCAGGTCCGGGCGGCACTCGCACGGCCACCCGGATCTCGGGGGCCGAGGTGCCGGAAGAACGCTGA
- a CDS encoding MFS transporter, which yields METALRSGAPPRPGDGTSARRWWVLGAVVLAQLMVVLDGTVVNIALPSAQTDLGFSDGDRQWIVTGYSLAFGGLLLLGGRVSDMIGRKRAFLAGLVGFAAASALGGAADGFGMLVTARVLQGAAGALLAPTALAVLATTFTAPKERARAFGVFSAAAGAGSAIGVLLGGFLTEGLNWRWTLYINVFIAVVAAAAATVSIGRTPRQGPRPALDIPGAVLVSAALFALVLGFSEAETDGWTSPLSWAPLAASALLLVAFAAWQRRAAHPLLPLGVLLDRDRAAGYSGILLASVGMFGVLLFVNYYLQNSLHYSPIRTGLAFLPMVVLLIIGSQLATNVFLPRLGHRRVVPTGMVLGAIGMVLLTGLEPDSTYTTGVLPALLLIGFGIGNVITSSFQAGTSGVDPGTVGVASAVVNTSQQIGGSIGTALLNTLATAATDHYLAAHGTSPTATAQAATHGYAVAYWWGAGTYTAGAFLTALLYRHKRPPAPQPNT from the coding sequence ATGGAAACTGCACTTCGAAGCGGAGCGCCGCCCCGGCCCGGCGACGGCACGTCCGCGCGGCGTTGGTGGGTGCTCGGCGCGGTGGTACTGGCCCAGCTCATGGTGGTCCTGGACGGCACGGTGGTGAACATCGCGCTCCCCTCGGCCCAGACAGACCTGGGCTTCTCCGACGGCGACCGCCAGTGGATCGTCACCGGCTACTCGCTGGCCTTCGGCGGTCTGCTGCTGCTCGGCGGCCGGGTGTCGGACATGATCGGCCGCAAGCGCGCGTTCCTCGCGGGCCTGGTGGGCTTCGCCGCCGCGTCCGCACTGGGCGGTGCGGCCGACGGATTCGGCATGCTGGTGACCGCCCGCGTGCTCCAGGGTGCGGCGGGCGCGCTGCTGGCACCCACGGCGCTGGCCGTCCTGGCCACAACGTTCACCGCGCCGAAGGAACGCGCCCGCGCCTTCGGCGTGTTCAGTGCCGCCGCGGGCGCCGGCAGCGCGATCGGCGTGCTGCTCGGCGGATTTCTGACCGAGGGCCTGAACTGGCGCTGGACGCTCTACATCAACGTGTTCATCGCCGTGGTGGCCGCGGCCGCGGCCACCGTGTCCATCGGCCGCACCCCGCGTCAGGGACCCCGTCCGGCGCTCGACATTCCCGGCGCGGTGCTGGTCTCCGCCGCGCTGTTCGCCCTGGTCCTCGGCTTCTCCGAGGCCGAGACCGACGGATGGACCTCGCCGCTGAGCTGGGCACCACTCGCCGCCTCGGCGCTGCTACTGGTGGCCTTCGCCGCCTGGCAGCGGCGCGCAGCGCACCCCCTGCTGCCACTGGGCGTCCTGCTCGACCGCGACCGCGCGGCCGGCTACAGCGGCATCCTGCTGGCAAGCGTCGGCATGTTCGGTGTGCTGCTCTTCGTCAACTACTACCTGCAGAACTCCCTCCACTACTCGCCGATACGGACCGGGCTGGCCTTCCTGCCCATGGTCGTCCTGCTCATCATCGGCTCCCAGCTGGCGACCAACGTCTTCCTGCCCCGTCTCGGGCACCGGAGGGTCGTGCCCACCGGCATGGTGCTGGGCGCCATCGGCATGGTCCTGCTCACCGGCCTGGAGCCGGACAGCACCTACACCACCGGCGTCCTGCCCGCCCTGCTGCTCATCGGCTTCGGCATCGGCAACGTCATCACCTCGTCCTTCCAGGCCGGCACCTCGGGCGTCGATCCCGGAACCGTCGGCGTCGCCTCCGCCGTGGTCAACACCAGCCAGCAGATCGGCGGCTCGATCGGCACCGCCCTGCTCAACACCCTGGCCACCGCGGCAACCGACCACTACCTCGCCGCACACGGCACCTCGCCGACCGCCACCGCACAGGCCGCCACCCACGGCTATGCCGTCGCCTACTGGTGGGGCGCCGGCACCTACACCGCGGGAGCATTCCTCACCGCCCTGCTCTACCGCCACAAGCGGCCACCCGCCCCGCAGCCCAACACCTGA
- a CDS encoding NAD(P)-dependent alcohol dehydrogenase, producing the protein MRVSAAVVDRLHGRFDVRDVEIDEPGPGEVLVRIAASGICHTDAATRDGNLPFPLPGVLGHEGAGTVVAVGDGVSEVREGQAVVIGWPWCGRCRHCRAGEHRYCQSVFALASSGGRQDGSSALRELTGERLSSHFFGQSSFATHSVTYASSLVPIPDGLPVGLMGPLACGLATGAGAVFHTVRPSPGASVAVYGVGAVGLSAIMACVSTAATRIVAVDRYASRLALAKQLGATHVVNTTQEDPVRAIHDICDGPADHAVDCTGTVSGARQAADSVGMLGTCVLVGGTSAGAELSLDHGSMLRGKSVVGVLGGGGRSLELIGALMDLYAQGRFPFDRLIESFPLERVEDALEASARGEVIKPLLTMPD; encoded by the coding sequence ATGCGGGTCAGCGCGGCGGTCGTGGACAGGCTGCACGGCCGGTTCGACGTCCGGGACGTTGAGATTGATGAACCCGGGCCCGGGGAGGTGCTGGTCAGGATCGCGGCCAGTGGCATCTGCCACACGGACGCCGCCACACGAGACGGAAACCTGCCGTTTCCGCTGCCCGGAGTGCTCGGGCATGAGGGCGCCGGCACCGTCGTCGCTGTCGGCGACGGCGTGTCCGAGGTACGGGAGGGCCAGGCCGTCGTCATCGGCTGGCCATGGTGCGGACGGTGCCGACACTGCAGGGCAGGAGAGCACAGATACTGCCAGTCGGTCTTCGCGCTCGCGTCGAGCGGCGGTCGGCAAGACGGCTCGTCGGCCTTGCGTGAACTCACCGGCGAGCGGCTGTCGAGCCACTTCTTCGGTCAGTCGTCGTTCGCCACCCACTCGGTGACCTACGCGTCGTCGCTGGTACCCATCCCCGACGGGCTCCCCGTTGGGCTCATGGGTCCTCTCGCGTGTGGTCTGGCCACCGGAGCGGGAGCGGTCTTCCACACCGTCCGGCCGTCGCCCGGTGCGTCGGTCGCTGTCTACGGAGTCGGCGCCGTCGGTCTATCAGCGATCATGGCCTGCGTCAGCACGGCAGCCACCAGGATCGTGGCTGTCGACCGCTACGCGTCGCGACTGGCACTGGCCAAGCAGCTCGGCGCCACCCACGTCGTGAACACGACGCAAGAAGACCCGGTACGCGCAATCCACGACATATGCGACGGTCCCGCGGACCACGCGGTGGACTGCACCGGCACCGTCTCGGGCGCGCGGCAAGCGGCCGACTCGGTCGGCATGCTCGGCACGTGCGTGCTCGTCGGCGGAACGTCGGCCGGCGCCGAACTGAGCCTCGACCACGGGAGCATGCTGCGTGGTAAGTCGGTCGTAGGCGTCCTCGGCGGCGGAGGCCGGAGCCTGGAACTCATCGGCGCCCTGATGGACCTGTACGCACAGGGCCGGTTTCCCTTCGACCGGCTCATTGAGTCCTTCCCGCTGGAGCGCGTCGAGGATGCCCTCGAAGCGTCGGCTCGCGGCGAGGTGATCAAGCCGCTCCTCACCATGCCTGACTGA
- a CDS encoding radical SAM protein, with protein MNSRTDVATRFTEELALSLRNDSLHLILLPTEKCNFRCTYCYEDFSVGRMKDSIVKGIKGLIDRRLEGLRSLSISWFGGEPLLALPVIEEVSAHVIRVAADHSDLEYAADMTTNGYLLDSTTMTRLSALGIRQYQISLDGPQKFHDRTRVQANGSGSFHQVWENLLAIRQSATPVHVILRVHITPANLSSMPEFLTHIQDAFLGDARFSVLLKPVERLGGPNDEKMSVIGGEEAPKILADLQSMVLSGGAGSGLQPVPDVCYAARPNSLMIRANGVVGKCTVALTDPANAIGRLRSDGTVEIDNVLLRPWLRGWESGDWSTLSCPANGLPRNQPTLLQVGPTRLEPERM; from the coding sequence GTGAATAGTCGCACTGACGTTGCTACGAGATTCACCGAAGAGCTCGCACTCTCGCTCCGCAACGACAGCCTGCACCTCATCCTGCTGCCCACAGAGAAGTGCAACTTCAGGTGCACTTACTGTTACGAGGACTTCTCTGTGGGCCGCATGAAAGATTCGATCGTCAAGGGCATCAAGGGCCTGATCGACCGACGCCTGGAGGGTTTGCGCTCTCTTAGCATCTCGTGGTTCGGCGGGGAGCCTCTGCTGGCTCTTCCGGTGATCGAAGAGGTCTCCGCCCACGTCATCAGAGTTGCCGCGGATCATTCGGACCTGGAGTACGCGGCCGACATGACGACAAACGGCTACCTCCTTGACTCCACAACGATGACCCGTCTGAGCGCGTTGGGAATCCGTCAATACCAGATTTCCCTCGACGGGCCGCAGAAATTTCATGATCGAACTCGCGTACAGGCTAACGGTTCCGGATCGTTCCATCAAGTATGGGAAAATCTGCTGGCGATTCGCCAGAGTGCAACGCCGGTCCACGTCATCCTGCGGGTGCATATTACCCCCGCCAACTTGTCGTCAATGCCAGAGTTTCTGACGCACATCCAGGACGCGTTCCTCGGAGATGCTCGATTCTCTGTGCTCCTTAAGCCGGTGGAGCGACTCGGCGGACCTAATGACGAGAAGATGAGCGTCATCGGCGGAGAGGAAGCACCGAAGATCCTCGCCGATCTACAGTCGATGGTGCTTTCTGGTGGAGCAGGCTCCGGCCTGCAGCCCGTTCCGGACGTTTGCTATGCCGCACGTCCCAATTCCTTGATGATTCGCGCCAATGGCGTCGTCGGGAAGTGTACCGTGGCGCTTACCGATCCCGCCAATGCCATTGGGAGACTCCGGTCGGACGGCACTGTCGAAATCGACAATGTTCTGCTCCGCCCCTGGTTGCGGGGATGGGAATCCGGTGACTGGAGTACCTTGAGCTGTCCCGCTAACGGACTTCCGCGTAATCAACCCACGTTGCTGCAGGTCGGTCCCACACGACTTGAGCCGGAGCGGATGTAA
- a CDS encoding FAD-dependent oxidoreductase, translating to MSRSYDVVVVGGGAGGIGAAVGAARTGARVLLVERFPFLGGAATNSSVLGYCGFFDQRGERVVAGAGEQVLKQLRDLGAYEEKTMSSSGNRVILLDAEATKLACDAVTEAAGVDVLLHTTLIGARREDGRVTEVELYHRGGRENVAAPAFVDASGDGAVLAAAGAGVRVEPVERRQTSTLVCRFGGVAQDADLSRDGLRAAVAAYRRDAGVRLARDSGIAAHLPLTGEVVALLADEQVDALDVDALSRDEVSARRQAWHYLSALRTYLPGWSGAHLIETGPQMGIRESRHLIGRETLTASDVLTTRKLPASSIARCGWPIEDHAGPGVTRYTELAGRGWYDVPYGAICSADTDNVWGVGRLTSADAQAYASVRVMGAAFATGHAAGVAAAHYADGIPHDVAAVRAELARQNAII from the coding sequence ATGAGCAGGTCATATGACGTCGTTGTCGTCGGGGGCGGCGCGGGGGGTATCGGAGCGGCCGTCGGTGCCGCGCGGACAGGCGCCCGAGTGCTCCTGGTCGAGCGGTTTCCGTTCCTGGGCGGAGCGGCCACGAACAGCTCGGTGCTGGGCTATTGCGGCTTCTTCGACCAGCGCGGGGAACGCGTGGTCGCGGGGGCGGGCGAGCAGGTCTTGAAGCAGCTACGTGACCTCGGTGCGTACGAGGAAAAGACCATGAGCTCCTCGGGGAATCGTGTCATCCTGCTCGACGCCGAGGCGACCAAGCTGGCGTGTGACGCGGTCACCGAGGCCGCCGGGGTGGATGTGCTCCTGCACACCACGCTCATCGGCGCCCGGCGGGAGGATGGCCGTGTCACCGAGGTCGAGTTGTACCACCGGGGTGGTCGTGAGAACGTCGCGGCGCCGGCGTTCGTGGACGCCAGCGGTGACGGCGCGGTACTGGCGGCGGCGGGTGCCGGTGTGCGAGTGGAGCCGGTCGAGCGTCGGCAGACCAGCACGTTGGTGTGCCGCTTCGGAGGGGTCGCCCAGGACGCCGATCTGTCTCGCGACGGATTGCGGGCGGCGGTGGCCGCGTACCGTCGTGATGCCGGAGTGCGGCTTGCCCGGGACTCCGGCATCGCGGCGCATCTGCCGCTCACCGGTGAAGTCGTTGCGCTGTTGGCCGATGAACAGGTCGACGCGCTGGACGTCGATGCGCTCAGCCGAGACGAGGTCAGTGCGCGCCGTCAGGCGTGGCATTATCTGTCGGCGCTGCGCACGTACCTTCCCGGCTGGTCCGGTGCGCACCTGATCGAGACCGGTCCCCAGATGGGTATCCGGGAAAGCCGGCATCTCATCGGCCGGGAGACACTGACCGCGTCCGACGTGCTCACCACGCGTAAGCTGCCCGCATCCTCGATCGCCCGGTGCGGCTGGCCGATCGAGGACCACGCAGGTCCTGGCGTCACTCGCTACACCGAGTTGGCGGGACGCGGCTGGTACGACGTTCCCTACGGCGCCATCTGCTCGGCCGACACCGACAATGTCTGGGGTGTCGGACGCCTCACCAGCGCCGACGCCCAGGCGTACGCCTCGGTGCGGGTCATGGGTGCCGCTTTCGCCACCGGGCATGCCGCCGGCGTCGCGGCCGCGCACTATGCCGACGGGATACCGCACGATGTGGCCGCCGTTCGTGCCGAACTCGCCCGCCAGAACGCGATCATCTGA
- a CDS encoding nuclear transport factor 2 family protein: protein MSPTPTPTPADAPTGPDHDQIQIAQVLHRLARAMDTRDWDLLATCFIPEAVGDFATGQAVGLDRMLVDYKAFLPPLDTTQHLVTNIETVIDGDTAEATAYFLAQHVRANTEGGDQFLIGGRYEDRLTRTTEGWRIARRRVTGTWTQGNPKVVGSTLDRRENG, encoded by the coding sequence ATGTCCCCCACCCCCACCCCCACTCCCGCGGACGCGCCGACCGGCCCGGACCACGACCAGATCCAGATCGCCCAGGTTCTGCACCGGCTCGCCCGCGCGATGGACACCCGCGACTGGGACCTGCTGGCCACCTGCTTCATCCCCGAGGCCGTGGGCGACTTCGCCACCGGCCAGGCCGTCGGACTGGACAGGATGCTCGTCGACTACAAGGCGTTCCTGCCGCCGCTGGACACCACACAGCACCTGGTCACCAACATCGAGACCGTCATCGACGGTGATACCGCCGAAGCGACGGCCTACTTCCTGGCCCAGCACGTCCGCGCGAACACCGAAGGCGGCGACCAGTTCCTCATCGGGGGCAGGTACGAGGACCGGCTCACGCGCACGACCGAAGGCTGGCGGATCGCCCGACGACGGGTCACCGGCACCTGGACGCAGGGGAATCCCAAGGTGGTGGGCAGCACGCTGGACCGACGCGAGAACGGCTGA